In one Streptomyces sp. NBC_01288 genomic region, the following are encoded:
- a CDS encoding ornithine cyclodeaminase family protein, which translates to MTRLLTRSALGTLLEPSACLAALRAGFLAVGAPVAIPGQRVRTDLPFPGTATALMPGLLPGIEAYTVKVNAKFPDARPALRGVLCLHSGVDGELLALLDSATVTAWRTGLAAALGTHALAGSAEGAVVGVIGAGAQAELMVRGLGVLRPYGELLVHDTDLDRATEFAARHGGRVLGSAKAIASAADIVLLATWSRTPLLSLADTREGQHLTSLGADEPGKRELAADLLDAALVVVDDRQLVESVGALTPTDIDTTLGDVLRGDHPGRTDAGARSVYAPVGLPWQDLALAWLAYERAERDGVGRWVDLLG; encoded by the coding sequence ATGACTCGCCTGCTGACACGGAGCGCCCTCGGCACCCTGTTGGAACCCTCGGCCTGCCTCGCCGCGCTGCGGGCCGGCTTCCTCGCGGTGGGCGCCCCGGTGGCGATCCCGGGCCAACGGGTGCGCACCGACCTGCCGTTCCCCGGTACGGCCACCGCCCTGATGCCGGGACTGCTGCCCGGCATCGAGGCCTACACGGTGAAGGTCAACGCCAAGTTCCCTGACGCGCGGCCCGCGTTGAGGGGCGTGCTGTGCCTGCACAGCGGCGTGGACGGCGAGTTGCTCGCCCTGCTGGACTCGGCGACGGTCACGGCGTGGCGTACGGGGCTGGCGGCCGCCCTGGGCACGCATGCCCTCGCGGGGTCGGCGGAGGGCGCGGTGGTCGGGGTCATCGGCGCGGGCGCGCAGGCCGAGTTGATGGTGCGCGGCCTGGGCGTGCTCCGGCCGTACGGCGAACTCCTCGTCCACGACACGGACTTGGACCGCGCGACCGAGTTCGCCGCACGACACGGCGGCCGGGTGCTGGGCTCGGCGAAGGCGATAGCCTCGGCCGCCGACATCGTCCTGCTGGCGACCTGGTCCCGCACTCCGCTGCTGTCCCTCGCGGACACCCGGGAGGGACAGCACCTCACCAGCCTGGGCGCCGACGAGCCGGGCAAGCGGGAACTCGCCGCCGACCTGCTGGACGCGGCACTGGTCGTCGTCGACGACCGCCAACTGGTCGAATCCGTGGGCGCGTTGACCCCGACGGACATCGACACCACGCTCGGCGACGTACTGCGCGGCGACCATCCGGGGCGGACCGATGCCGGTGCGCGTTCCGTCTACGCCCCGGTCGGGCTGCCGTGGCAGGACCTCGCGTTGGCGTGGCTGGCGTATGAGCGGGCGGAGCGGGACGGAGTGGGGCGGTGGGTGGATCTGTTGGGGTGA